The Paenibacillus tianjinensis genome has a window encoding:
- a CDS encoding sulfurtransferase TusA family protein — protein sequence MTLDCKGLACPMPIVKTKKAIDQLEAGQVIEVQATDKGSLADIQGWAKNTGHHYLGTVEEGDVFRHFIRKSRPTEVKEEKKHPHIVSNEDLSKKLAANDKITVIDVREPAEYSFNRIPGAISIPLGELENRIQELNPEDNIYVVCRTGSRSDMACRMLSEKGFKQVKNVEPGMSGWTGPMENAEK from the coding sequence ATGACCCTTGATTGCAAAGGGCTCGCATGTCCAATGCCTATTGTAAAGACCAAAAAAGCGATTGATCAACTGGAGGCTGGTCAAGTCATTGAAGTCCAGGCCACAGATAAAGGATCTCTTGCTGACATTCAAGGTTGGGCTAAGAATACAGGCCATCATTATCTCGGTACTGTAGAAGAAGGGGATGTGTTTAGACACTTCATCCGTAAATCCAGACCCACTGAAGTAAAAGAAGAAAAAAAGCATCCTCATATCGTTTCCAATGAAGATTTATCCAAAAAACTGGCAGCGAACGATAAAATTACCGTTATTGATGTCCGGGAGCCTGCTGAATATTCGTTCAACCGAATCCCCGGAGCCATTTCAATTCCGCTCGGTGAGCTTGAGAATCGTATCCAGGAGTTGAACCCGGAAGATAATATCTATGTTGTCTGCCGGACGGGAAGCCGCAGCGATATGGCTTGCCGTATGCTCAGCGAAAAAGGATTCAAACAAGTGAAGAACGTCGAGCCAGGGATGTCGGGTTGGACGGGGCCTATGGAAAATGCAGAGAAGTAA
- a CDS encoding DsrE/DsrF/DrsH-like family protein has translation MSTKVAIIASNGGLFDAYKVFNIATASAATDAEVAIFFTFEGLNLIHKQAHHQLPLPAGAEHFAEGFKNANIPSIPQLVEMAQELGVKIIACQMTMDVMNLKKEDFIEGIEVGGAVTFLDFAKDANVSLTF, from the coding sequence ATGAGTACAAAAGTAGCGATTATTGCAAGCAATGGTGGTTTGTTTGATGCCTATAAAGTCTTTAACATCGCAACGGCTTCTGCGGCAACCGATGCGGAAGTAGCGATCTTCTTCACTTTTGAAGGGCTGAACCTTATTCACAAGCAGGCGCATCATCAACTGCCGCTCCCGGCGGGAGCCGAACACTTCGCCGAGGGGTTCAAGAATGCCAATATTCCATCGATTCCCCAGCTTGTAGAGATGGCACAGGAGTTGGGTGTCAAGATCATTGCCTGTCAGATGACGATGGATGTTATGAACTTGAAGAAAGAGGACTTTATCGAAGGCATTGAAGTAGGCGGGGCCGTAACTTTCCTGGATTTTGCCAAAGATGCCAACGTAAGTCTGACATTCTAA
- a CDS encoding MBL fold metallo-hydrolase codes for MNAAPNIKIMNAKELTRIVLAKEELFILDVRNESDFNDWKIEGESVDIINIPYFDLLDGVDEALDQIPDGKKLLVVCAKEGSSKFVAEQIVEAGRTNVHYLEGGMKAWSEHLEPVEIGELKNGGSLYQFVRIGKGCLSYMVVSQGEAAMIDTLRMTDVFEQFAKEKGAVIKHTLDTHLHADHISGGRKLAEQTGATYWLPPKDATEVTFAYEKLEEGRDISVGSTTIRIQPVYSPGHTIGSTSFIVDDQYLLTGDILFIESIGRPDLAGKAEDWVGDLHNTLYSRYKELSQDLIVLPAHFGKVTELGAGGRVMAKLSELYQNNPGLNIQHEEEFRRTVTENLPPQPNAYQEIRQTNMGKITPSEDEQREMEVGPNRCAVHDK; via the coding sequence ATGAATGCAGCACCAAATATAAAAATCATGAATGCTAAAGAATTGACTCGAATCGTTCTGGCTAAAGAAGAATTGTTTATTTTGGATGTGCGTAACGAAAGTGATTTTAATGATTGGAAAATTGAAGGCGAGAGCGTGGATATCATCAATATCCCCTACTTTGATCTTCTGGATGGTGTAGACGAAGCTCTGGATCAAATTCCGGATGGCAAAAAACTGCTCGTTGTATGTGCAAAAGAGGGTTCTTCCAAGTTTGTTGCCGAGCAGATTGTAGAGGCCGGCCGGACGAATGTGCACTATCTGGAAGGCGGTATGAAAGCTTGGAGCGAACATTTGGAACCAGTGGAAATTGGTGAATTGAAAAATGGCGGCTCTTTGTATCAGTTTGTCCGGATTGGTAAAGGCTGCCTGTCTTACATGGTCGTATCCCAAGGGGAAGCTGCCATGATCGATACCCTTCGGATGACGGATGTATTTGAACAGTTTGCGAAAGAAAAGGGAGCGGTGATCAAACATACGCTTGATACGCATCTGCATGCTGACCACATTTCCGGCGGACGCAAACTCGCGGAACAAACTGGCGCCACGTATTGGCTGCCTCCTAAAGATGCAACAGAAGTCACCTTCGCTTATGAGAAACTTGAGGAAGGCCGTGATATTTCCGTAGGATCTACGACCATCCGGATTCAACCGGTATATTCGCCCGGTCATACGATCGGGAGCACCTCTTTTATTGTAGACGATCAATATTTGCTGACAGGCGATATCCTGTTCATCGAGTCGATCGGACGCCCCGATCTGGCCGGTAAAGCGGAAGACTGGGTCGGCGATCTGCACAATACGCTCTATAGCCGTTATAAAGAACTTTCGCAAGATCTTATAGTTCTGCCTGCACACTTTGGCAAGGTTACCGAACTGGGGGCAGGCGGCCGGGTGATGGCGAAACTGTCGGAGCTGTATCAGAATAACCCCGGCTTGAACATTCAGCACGAGGAAGAATTCCGCCGCACAGTCACCGAAAATCTGCCTCCGCAGCCAAATGCCTATCAGGAAATTCGTCAAACCAATATGGGGAAAATAACACCTAGCGAAGACGAGCAGCGGGAGATGGAAGTCGGTCCCAATCGCTGCGCGGTTCATGACAAATAA
- a CDS encoding sulfurtransferase TusA family protein, which produces MKTDIVVDTKGMACPLPIVKAKKALDGLESGQVMEVQSTDKGSINDFQAWVKQTKHELLKHEEDNGIYKFFVKKV; this is translated from the coding sequence ATGAAAACAGACATTGTAGTGGATACTAAAGGAATGGCATGCCCGTTGCCTATTGTAAAGGCAAAGAAGGCTTTGGACGGATTGGAATCCGGGCAAGTTATGGAAGTTCAGTCGACAGATAAAGGCTCCATTAACGATTTCCAAGCATGGGTCAAGCAGACGAAACACGAACTTCTGAAGCATGAAGAAGACAACGGCATCTATAAATTTTTTGTAAAAAAGGTGTAG